One window from the genome of Macaca fascicularis isolate 582-1 chromosome 7, T2T-MFA8v1.1 encodes:
- the SEMA6D gene encoding semaphorin-6D isoform X5, which translates to MRVFLLCAYILLLMVSQLRAVSFPEDDEPLNTVDYHYSRQYPVFRGRPSGNESQHRLDFQLMLKIRDTLYIAGRDQVYTVNLNEMPKTEVIPSKKLTWRSRQQDRENCAMKGKHKDECHNFIKVFVPRNDEMVFVCGTNAFNPMCRYYRLSTLEYDGEEISGLARCPFDARQTNVALFADGKLYSATVADFLASDAVIYRSMGDGSALRTIKYDSKWIKEPHFLHAIEYGNYVYFFFREIAVEHNNLGKAVYSRVARICKNDMGGSQRVLEKHWTSFLKARLNCSVPGDSFFYFDVLQSITDIIQINGIPTVVGVFTTQLNSIPGSAVCAFSMDDIEKVFKGRFKEQKTPDSVWTAVPEDKVPKPRPGCCAKHGLAEAYKTSIDFPDETLSFIKSHPLMDSAVPPIADEPWFTKTRVRYRLTAIAVDHSAGPYQNYTVIFVGSEAGVVLKVLAKTSPFSLNDSVLLEEIEAYNHAKCSAENEEDKKVISLQLDKDHHALYVAFSSCVVRIPLSRCERYGSCKKSCIASRDPYCGWLSQGSCGRVTPGMLLLTEDLFAFHNHSAEGYEQDTEFGNTAHLGDCHEILPTSTTPDYKIFGGPTSGVRWEVQSGESNQMVHMNVLITCVFAAFVLGAFIAGVAVYCYRDMFVRKNRKIHKDAESAQSCTDSSGSFAKLNGLFDSPVKEYQQNIDSPKLYSNLLTSRKELPPNGDTKSMVMDHRGQPPELAALPTPESTPVLHQKTLQAMKSHSEKAHGHGASRKETPQFFPSSPPPHSPLSHGHIPSAIVLPNATHDYNTSFSNSNAHKAEKKLQNIDHPLTKSSSKRDHRRSVDSRNTLNDLLKHLNDPNSNPKAIMGDIQMAHQNLMLDPVGSMSEVPPKVPNREASLYSPPSTLPRNSPTKRVDVPTTPGVPMTSLERQRGYHKNSSQRHSISAMPKNLNSPNGVLLSRQPSMNRGGYMPTPTGAKVDYIQGTPVSVHLQPSLSRQSSYTSNGTLPRTGLKRTPSLKPDVPPKPSFVPQTPSVRPLNKYTY; encoded by the exons ATGAGGGTCTTCCTGCTTTGTGCCTACATACTGCTGCTGATGGTTTCCCAGTTGAGGGCAGTCAGCTTTCCTGAAGATGATGAACCCCTTAATACTGTCGATTATCACT ATTCAAGGCAATATCCGGTTTTTAGAGGACGCCCTTCAGGCAATGAATCGCAGCACAGGCTGGACTTTCAGCTGATGTTGAAAATTCGAGACACACTTTATATTGCTGGCAG GGATCAAGTTTATACAGTAAACTTAAATGAAATGCCCAAAACAGAAGTAATACCAAGCAAG AAACTGACATGGCGATCAAGACAACAGGATCGAGAAAACTGTGCTATGAAAGGCAAGCATAAA GATGAATGCCACAACTTTATCAAAGTATTTGTTCCAAGAAACGATGAGATGGTTTTTGTTTGTGGTACCAATGCATTCAATCCCATGTGTAGATACTACAGG ttgaGTACCTTAGAATATGATGGGGAAGAAATTAGTGGCCTGGCAAGATGCCCATTTGATGCCAGACAAACCAATGTTGCCCTCTTTGCTG ATGGGAAGCTGTATTCTGCCACAGTGGCTGACTTCTTGGCCAGTGATGCCGTTATTTATCGAAGCATGGGTGATGGATCTGCCCTCCGCACAATAAAATATGATTCCAAATGGATAAAAG agcCACACTTTCTTCATGCCATAGAATACGGAAACtatgtctatttcttctttcgaGAAATTGCTGTCGAACATAATAATTTAGGCAAG GCTGTGTATTCCCGCGTGGCCCGCATCTGTAAAAACGACATGGGTGGCTCCCAGCGGGTCCTGGAGAAACACTGgacttcatttctgaaggctcggCTGAACTGTTCTGTCCCTGGAGATTCGTTTTTCTACTTTGATGTTCTGCAGTCTATTACAGACATAATACAAATCAATGGCATCCCCACTGTGGTCGGGGTGTTTACCACACAGCTCAACAG caTCCCTGGTTCCGCTGTCTGTGCATTTAGCATGGATGACATTGAAAAAGTATTCAAAGGACGGTTTAAGGAACAGAAAACTCCAGATTCTGTTTGGACAGCAGTTCCCGAAGACAAAGTCCCAAAGCCAAG GCCTGGCTGTTGTGCAAAACACGGCCTCGCTGAAGCTTATAAAACCTCCATCGATTTCCCGGATGAAACCCTGTCATTCATCAAATCTCATCCTCTGATGGACTCTGCTGTTCCACCCATTGCCGATGAGCCCTGGTTCACAAAGACTCGGGTCAG GTACAGACTGACGGCCATCGCAGTGGACCATTCTGCCGGACCCTACCAGAACTACACAGTCATCTTTGTTGGCTCTGAAGCTGGCGTGGTACTTAAAGTTCTGGCAAAGACCAGTCCTTTCTCTTTGAACGACAGCGTGTTACTGGAAGAGATTGAAGCCTACAACCATGCAAA GTGCAGTGCTGAGAATGAGGAAGACAAAAAGGTCATCTCATTACAGTTGGATAAAGATCACCACGCTTTATATGTGGCATTCTCTAGCTGCGTTGTCCGCATCCCCCTCAGTCGCTGTGAGCGTTATGGATCATGTAAAAA GTCTTGTATTGCATCTCGTGACCCGTATTGTGGCTGGTTAAGCCAGGGATCCTGTGGTAGAGTGACCCCAGGGATGCT GCTGTTAACCGAAGACTTGTTTGCTTTCCATAACCACAGTGCTGAAGGATACGAGCAAGACACAGAATTCGGCAACACAGCTCATCTAGGGGACTGCCATG AAATTTTGCCTACTTCAACTACACCAGATTACAAAATATTTGGCGGTCCAACATCtg GTGTACGATGGGAAGTGCAGTCTGGAGAGTCCAACCAGATGGTCCACATGAACGTCCTCATCACCTGTGTCTTTGCTGCTTTTGTTTTGGGGGCATTCATTGCAGGTGTGGCAGTATACTGCTATCGAGACATGTTTGTTCGGAAAAACAGAAAGATCCATAAAGATGCAGAGTCCGCCCAGTCGTGCACAGACTCCAGTGGAAGTTTTGCCAAACTGAATGGTCTCTTTGACAGCCCTGTCAAGGAATACCAACAGAATATCGATTCTCCTAAACTGTATAGTAACCTGCTGACCAGTCGGAAAGAGCTCCCACCCAATGGAGATACTAAATCCATGGTAATGGACCATCGAGGGCAACCTCCAGAGCTGGCTGCTCTTCCCACTCCTGAGTCTACACCCGTGCTTCACCAGAAGACCCTGCAGGCCATGAAGAGCCACTCAGAAAAGGCCCATGGCCATGGGGCTTCAAGGAAAGAAACCCCTCAGTTTTTTCCCTCTAGTCCGCCGCCTCATTCCCCATTAAGTCATGGGCATATCCCCAGCGCCATTGTTCTTCCAAATGCTACCCATGACTACAACACGTCTTTCTCAAACTCCAACGCTCACAAAGCTGAAAAGAAGCTTCAAAACATTGATCACCCTCTTACAAAGTCATCCAGTAAGAGAGATCACCGGCGTTCTGTCGATTCCAGAAATACCCTCAATGACCTCCTGAAGCATCTGAATGACCCAAATAGTAACCCCAAAGCCATCATGGGAGACATCCAAATGGCACACCAGAACTTAATGCTGGATCCCGTGGGATCGATGTCTGAGGTCCCACCTAAAGTCCCTAACCGGGAGGCATCGCTATACTCCCCTCCTTCAACTCTCCCCAGAAATAGCCCAACCAAGCGAGTGGATGTCCCCACCACTCCTGGAGTCCCAATGACTTCTCTGGAAAGACAAAGGGGTTATCACAAAAATTCCTCCCAGAGGCACTCTATATCTGCTATGCCTAAAAACTTAAACTCACCAAATGGCGTTTTGTTATCCAGACAGCCTAGTATGAACCGTGGAGGATATATGCCCACCCCCACTGGGGCGAAGGTGGACTATATTCAGGGGACACCAGTGAGTGTTCATCTGCAGCCTTCCCTCTCCAGACAGAGCAGCTACACCAGTAATGGCACTCTTCCTAGGACGGGACTAAAGAGGACGCCGTCCTTAAAACCTGACGTGCCACCAAAGCCTTCCTTTGTTCCTCAAACCCCATCTGTCAGACCACTGAACAAATACACATACTAG
- the SEMA6D gene encoding semaphorin-6D isoform X10 gives MGGSQRVLEKHWTSFLKARLNCSVPGDSFFYFDVLQSITDIIQINGIPTVVGVFTTQLNSIPGSAVCAFSMDDIEKVFKGRFKEQKTPDSVWTAVPEDKVPKPRPGCCAKHGLAEAYKTSIDFPDETLSFIKSHPLMDSAVPPIADEPWFTKTRVRYRLTAIAVDHSAGPYQNYTVIFVGSEAGVVLKVLAKTSPFSLNDSVLLEEIEAYNHAKCSAENEEDKKVISLQLDKDHHALYVAFSSCVVRIPLSRCERYGSCKKSCIASRDPYCGWLSQGSCGRVTPGMLAEGYEQDTEFGNTAHLGDCHEILPTSTTPDYKIFGGPTSDMEVSSSSVTTMASIPEITPKVIDTWRPKLTSSRKFVVQDDPNTSDFTDPLSGIPKGVRWEVQSGESNQMVHMNVLITCVFAAFVLGAFIAGVAVYCYRDMFVRKNRKIHKDAESAQSCTDSSGSFAKLNGLFDSPVKEYQQNIDSPKLYSNLLTSRKELPPNGDTKSMVMDHRGQPPELAALPTPESTPVLHQKTLQAMKSHSEKAHGHGASRKETPQFFPSSPPPHSPLSHGHIPSAIVLPNATHDYNTSFSNSNAHKAEKKLQNIDHPLTKSSSKRDHRRSVDSRNTLNDLLKHLNDPNSNPKAIMGDIQMAHQNLMLDPVGSMSEVPPKVPNREASLYSPPSTLPRNSPTKRVDVPTTPGVPMTSLERQRGYHKNSSQRHSISAMPKNLNSPNGVLLSRQPSMNRGGYMPTPTGAKVDYIQGTPVSVHLQPSLSRQSSYTSNGTLPRTGLKRTPSLKPDVPPKPSFVPQTPSVRPLNKYTY, from the exons ATGGGTGGCTCCCAGCGGGTCCTGGAGAAACACTGgacttcatttctgaaggctcggCTGAACTGTTCTGTCCCTGGAGATTCGTTTTTCTACTTTGATGTTCTGCAGTCTATTACAGACATAATACAAATCAATGGCATCCCCACTGTGGTCGGGGTGTTTACCACACAGCTCAACAG caTCCCTGGTTCCGCTGTCTGTGCATTTAGCATGGATGACATTGAAAAAGTATTCAAAGGACGGTTTAAGGAACAGAAAACTCCAGATTCTGTTTGGACAGCAGTTCCCGAAGACAAAGTCCCAAAGCCAAG GCCTGGCTGTTGTGCAAAACACGGCCTCGCTGAAGCTTATAAAACCTCCATCGATTTCCCGGATGAAACCCTGTCATTCATCAAATCTCATCCTCTGATGGACTCTGCTGTTCCACCCATTGCCGATGAGCCCTGGTTCACAAAGACTCGGGTCAG GTACAGACTGACGGCCATCGCAGTGGACCATTCTGCCGGACCCTACCAGAACTACACAGTCATCTTTGTTGGCTCTGAAGCTGGCGTGGTACTTAAAGTTCTGGCAAAGACCAGTCCTTTCTCTTTGAACGACAGCGTGTTACTGGAAGAGATTGAAGCCTACAACCATGCAAA GTGCAGTGCTGAGAATGAGGAAGACAAAAAGGTCATCTCATTACAGTTGGATAAAGATCACCACGCTTTATATGTGGCATTCTCTAGCTGCGTTGTCCGCATCCCCCTCAGTCGCTGTGAGCGTTATGGATCATGTAAAAA GTCTTGTATTGCATCTCGTGACCCGTATTGTGGCTGGTTAAGCCAGGGATCCTGTGGTAGAGTGACCCCAGGGATGCT TGCTGAAGGATACGAGCAAGACACAGAATTCGGCAACACAGCTCATCTAGGGGACTGCCATG AAATTTTGCCTACTTCAACTACACCAGATTACAAAATATTTGGCGGTCCAACATCtg ACATGGAGGTATCTTCATCTTCTGTTACCACAATGGCAAGTATCCCAGAAATCACACCTAAAGTGATTGATACCTGGAGACCTAAACTGACAAGCTCTCGGAAATTTGTAGTTCAAGATGATCCAAACACTTCTGATTTTACTGATCCTTTATCGGGTATCCCAAAGG GTGTACGATGGGAAGTGCAGTCTGGAGAGTCCAACCAGATGGTCCACATGAACGTCCTCATCACCTGTGTCTTTGCTGCTTTTGTTTTGGGGGCATTCATTGCAGGTGTGGCAGTATACTGCTATCGAGACATGTTTGTTCGGAAAAACAGAAAGATCCATAAAGATGCAGAGTCCGCCCAGTCGTGCACAGACTCCAGTGGAAGTTTTGCCAAACTGAATGGTCTCTTTGACAGCCCTGTCAAGGAATACCAACAGAATATCGATTCTCCTAAACTGTATAGTAACCTGCTGACCAGTCGGAAAGAGCTCCCACCCAATGGAGATACTAAATCCATGGTAATGGACCATCGAGGGCAACCTCCAGAGCTGGCTGCTCTTCCCACTCCTGAGTCTACACCCGTGCTTCACCAGAAGACCCTGCAGGCCATGAAGAGCCACTCAGAAAAGGCCCATGGCCATGGGGCTTCAAGGAAAGAAACCCCTCAGTTTTTTCCCTCTAGTCCGCCGCCTCATTCCCCATTAAGTCATGGGCATATCCCCAGCGCCATTGTTCTTCCAAATGCTACCCATGACTACAACACGTCTTTCTCAAACTCCAACGCTCACAAAGCTGAAAAGAAGCTTCAAAACATTGATCACCCTCTTACAAAGTCATCCAGTAAGAGAGATCACCGGCGTTCTGTCGATTCCAGAAATACCCTCAATGACCTCCTGAAGCATCTGAATGACCCAAATAGTAACCCCAAAGCCATCATGGGAGACATCCAAATGGCACACCAGAACTTAATGCTGGATCCCGTGGGATCGATGTCTGAGGTCCCACCTAAAGTCCCTAACCGGGAGGCATCGCTATACTCCCCTCCTTCAACTCTCCCCAGAAATAGCCCAACCAAGCGAGTGGATGTCCCCACCACTCCTGGAGTCCCAATGACTTCTCTGGAAAGACAAAGGGGTTATCACAAAAATTCCTCCCAGAGGCACTCTATATCTGCTATGCCTAAAAACTTAAACTCACCAAATGGCGTTTTGTTATCCAGACAGCCTAGTATGAACCGTGGAGGATATATGCCCACCCCCACTGGGGCGAAGGTGGACTATATTCAGGGGACACCAGTGAGTGTTCATCTGCAGCCTTCCCTCTCCAGACAGAGCAGCTACACCAGTAATGGCACTCTTCCTAGGACGGGACTAAAGAGGACGCCGTCCTTAAAACCTGACGTGCCACCAAAGCCTTCCTTTGTTCCTCAAACCCCATCTGTCAGACCACTGAACAAATACACATACTAG
- the SEMA6D gene encoding semaphorin-6D isoform X9 gives MGGSQRVLEKHWTSFLKARLNCSVPGDSFFYFDVLQSITDIIQINGIPTVVGVFTTQLNSIPGSAVCAFSMDDIEKVFKGRFKEQKTPDSVWTAVPEDKVPKPRPGCCAKHGLAEAYKTSIDFPDETLSFIKSHPLMDSAVPPIADEPWFTKTRVRYRLTAIAVDHSAGPYQNYTVIFVGSEAGVVLKVLAKTSPFSLNDSVLLEEIEAYNHAKCSAENEEDKKVISLQLDKDHHALYVAFSSCVVRIPLSRCERYGSCKKSCIASRDPYCGWLSQGSCGRVTPGMLLLTEDLFAFHNHSAEGYEQDTEFGNTAHLGDCHEILPTSTTPDYKIFGGPTSDMEVSSSSVTTMASIPEITPKVIDTWRPKLTSSRKFVVQDDPNTSDFTDPLSGIPKGVRWEVQSGESNQMVHMNVLITCVFAAFVLGAFIAGVAVYCYRDMFVRKNRKIHKDAESAQSCTDSSGSFAKLNGLFDSPVKEYQQNIDSPKLYSNLLTSRKELPPNGDTKSMVMDHRGQPPELAALPTPESTPVLHQKTLQAMKSHSEKAHGHGASRKETPQFFPSSPPPHSPLSHGHIPSAIVLPNATHDYNTSFSNSNAHKAEKKLQNIDHPLTKSSSKRDHRRSVDSRNTLNDLLKHLNDPNSNPKAIMGDIQMAHQNLMLDPVGSMSEVPPKVPNREASLYSPPSTLPRNSPTKRVDVPTTPGVPMTSLERQRGYHKNSSQRHSISAMPKNLNSPNGVLLSRQPSMNRGGYMPTPTGAKVDYIQGTPVSVHLQPSLSRQSSYTSNGTLPRTGLKRTPSLKPDVPPKPSFVPQTPSVRPLNKYTY, from the exons ATGGGTGGCTCCCAGCGGGTCCTGGAGAAACACTGgacttcatttctgaaggctcggCTGAACTGTTCTGTCCCTGGAGATTCGTTTTTCTACTTTGATGTTCTGCAGTCTATTACAGACATAATACAAATCAATGGCATCCCCACTGTGGTCGGGGTGTTTACCACACAGCTCAACAG caTCCCTGGTTCCGCTGTCTGTGCATTTAGCATGGATGACATTGAAAAAGTATTCAAAGGACGGTTTAAGGAACAGAAAACTCCAGATTCTGTTTGGACAGCAGTTCCCGAAGACAAAGTCCCAAAGCCAAG GCCTGGCTGTTGTGCAAAACACGGCCTCGCTGAAGCTTATAAAACCTCCATCGATTTCCCGGATGAAACCCTGTCATTCATCAAATCTCATCCTCTGATGGACTCTGCTGTTCCACCCATTGCCGATGAGCCCTGGTTCACAAAGACTCGGGTCAG GTACAGACTGACGGCCATCGCAGTGGACCATTCTGCCGGACCCTACCAGAACTACACAGTCATCTTTGTTGGCTCTGAAGCTGGCGTGGTACTTAAAGTTCTGGCAAAGACCAGTCCTTTCTCTTTGAACGACAGCGTGTTACTGGAAGAGATTGAAGCCTACAACCATGCAAA GTGCAGTGCTGAGAATGAGGAAGACAAAAAGGTCATCTCATTACAGTTGGATAAAGATCACCACGCTTTATATGTGGCATTCTCTAGCTGCGTTGTCCGCATCCCCCTCAGTCGCTGTGAGCGTTATGGATCATGTAAAAA GTCTTGTATTGCATCTCGTGACCCGTATTGTGGCTGGTTAAGCCAGGGATCCTGTGGTAGAGTGACCCCAGGGATGCT GCTGTTAACCGAAGACTTGTTTGCTTTCCATAACCACAGTGCTGAAGGATACGAGCAAGACACAGAATTCGGCAACACAGCTCATCTAGGGGACTGCCATG AAATTTTGCCTACTTCAACTACACCAGATTACAAAATATTTGGCGGTCCAACATCtg ACATGGAGGTATCTTCATCTTCTGTTACCACAATGGCAAGTATCCCAGAAATCACACCTAAAGTGATTGATACCTGGAGACCTAAACTGACAAGCTCTCGGAAATTTGTAGTTCAAGATGATCCAAACACTTCTGATTTTACTGATCCTTTATCGGGTATCCCAAAGG GTGTACGATGGGAAGTGCAGTCTGGAGAGTCCAACCAGATGGTCCACATGAACGTCCTCATCACCTGTGTCTTTGCTGCTTTTGTTTTGGGGGCATTCATTGCAGGTGTGGCAGTATACTGCTATCGAGACATGTTTGTTCGGAAAAACAGAAAGATCCATAAAGATGCAGAGTCCGCCCAGTCGTGCACAGACTCCAGTGGAAGTTTTGCCAAACTGAATGGTCTCTTTGACAGCCCTGTCAAGGAATACCAACAGAATATCGATTCTCCTAAACTGTATAGTAACCTGCTGACCAGTCGGAAAGAGCTCCCACCCAATGGAGATACTAAATCCATGGTAATGGACCATCGAGGGCAACCTCCAGAGCTGGCTGCTCTTCCCACTCCTGAGTCTACACCCGTGCTTCACCAGAAGACCCTGCAGGCCATGAAGAGCCACTCAGAAAAGGCCCATGGCCATGGGGCTTCAAGGAAAGAAACCCCTCAGTTTTTTCCCTCTAGTCCGCCGCCTCATTCCCCATTAAGTCATGGGCATATCCCCAGCGCCATTGTTCTTCCAAATGCTACCCATGACTACAACACGTCTTTCTCAAACTCCAACGCTCACAAAGCTGAAAAGAAGCTTCAAAACATTGATCACCCTCTTACAAAGTCATCCAGTAAGAGAGATCACCGGCGTTCTGTCGATTCCAGAAATACCCTCAATGACCTCCTGAAGCATCTGAATGACCCAAATAGTAACCCCAAAGCCATCATGGGAGACATCCAAATGGCACACCAGAACTTAATGCTGGATCCCGTGGGATCGATGTCTGAGGTCCCACCTAAAGTCCCTAACCGGGAGGCATCGCTATACTCCCCTCCTTCAACTCTCCCCAGAAATAGCCCAACCAAGCGAGTGGATGTCCCCACCACTCCTGGAGTCCCAATGACTTCTCTGGAAAGACAAAGGGGTTATCACAAAAATTCCTCCCAGAGGCACTCTATATCTGCTATGCCTAAAAACTTAAACTCACCAAATGGCGTTTTGTTATCCAGACAGCCTAGTATGAACCGTGGAGGATATATGCCCACCCCCACTGGGGCGAAGGTGGACTATATTCAGGGGACACCAGTGAGTGTTCATCTGCAGCCTTCCCTCTCCAGACAGAGCAGCTACACCAGTAATGGCACTCTTCCTAGGACGGGACTAAAGAGGACGCCGTCCTTAAAACCTGACGTGCCACCAAAGCCTTCCTTTGTTCCTCAAACCCCATCTGTCAGACCACTGAACAAATACACATACTAG
- the SEMA6D gene encoding semaphorin-6D isoform X11 has translation MGGSQRVLEKHWTSFLKARLNCSVPGDSFFYFDVLQSITDIIQINGIPTVVGVFTTQLNSIPGSAVCAFSMDDIEKVFKGRFKEQKTPDSVWTAVPEDKVPKPRPGCCAKHGLAEAYKTSIDFPDETLSFIKSHPLMDSAVPPIADEPWFTKTRVRYRLTAIAVDHSAGPYQNYTVIFVGSEAGVVLKVLAKTSPFSLNDSVLLEEIEAYNHAKCSAENEEDKKVISLQLDKDHHALYVAFSSCVVRIPLSRCERYGSCKKSCIASRDPYCGWLSQGSCGRVTPGMLAEGYEQDTEFGNTAHLGDCHDMEVSSSSVTTMASIPEITPKVIDTWRPKLTSSRKFVVQDDPNTSDFTDPLSGIPKGVRWEVQSGESNQMVHMNVLITCVFAAFVLGAFIAGVAVYCYRDMFVRKNRKIHKDAESAQSCTDSSGSFAKLNGLFDSPVKEYQQNIDSPKLYSNLLTSRKELPPNGDTKSMVMDHRGQPPELAALPTPESTPVLHQKTLQAMKSHSEKAHGHGASRKETPQFFPSSPPPHSPLSHGHIPSAIVLPNATHDYNTSFSNSNAHKAEKKLQNIDHPLTKSSSKRDHRRSVDSRNTLNDLLKHLNDPNSNPKAIMGDIQMAHQNLMLDPVGSMSEVPPKVPNREASLYSPPSTLPRNSPTKRVDVPTTPGVPMTSLERQRGYHKNSSQRHSISAMPKNLNSPNGVLLSRQPSMNRGGYMPTPTGAKVDYIQGTPVSVHLQPSLSRQSSYTSNGTLPRTGLKRTPSLKPDVPPKPSFVPQTPSVRPLNKYTY, from the exons ATGGGTGGCTCCCAGCGGGTCCTGGAGAAACACTGgacttcatttctgaaggctcggCTGAACTGTTCTGTCCCTGGAGATTCGTTTTTCTACTTTGATGTTCTGCAGTCTATTACAGACATAATACAAATCAATGGCATCCCCACTGTGGTCGGGGTGTTTACCACACAGCTCAACAG caTCCCTGGTTCCGCTGTCTGTGCATTTAGCATGGATGACATTGAAAAAGTATTCAAAGGACGGTTTAAGGAACAGAAAACTCCAGATTCTGTTTGGACAGCAGTTCCCGAAGACAAAGTCCCAAAGCCAAG GCCTGGCTGTTGTGCAAAACACGGCCTCGCTGAAGCTTATAAAACCTCCATCGATTTCCCGGATGAAACCCTGTCATTCATCAAATCTCATCCTCTGATGGACTCTGCTGTTCCACCCATTGCCGATGAGCCCTGGTTCACAAAGACTCGGGTCAG GTACAGACTGACGGCCATCGCAGTGGACCATTCTGCCGGACCCTACCAGAACTACACAGTCATCTTTGTTGGCTCTGAAGCTGGCGTGGTACTTAAAGTTCTGGCAAAGACCAGTCCTTTCTCTTTGAACGACAGCGTGTTACTGGAAGAGATTGAAGCCTACAACCATGCAAA GTGCAGTGCTGAGAATGAGGAAGACAAAAAGGTCATCTCATTACAGTTGGATAAAGATCACCACGCTTTATATGTGGCATTCTCTAGCTGCGTTGTCCGCATCCCCCTCAGTCGCTGTGAGCGTTATGGATCATGTAAAAA GTCTTGTATTGCATCTCGTGACCCGTATTGTGGCTGGTTAAGCCAGGGATCCTGTGGTAGAGTGACCCCAGGGATGCT TGCTGAAGGATACGAGCAAGACACAGAATTCGGCAACACAGCTCATCTAGGGGACTGCCATG ACATGGAGGTATCTTCATCTTCTGTTACCACAATGGCAAGTATCCCAGAAATCACACCTAAAGTGATTGATACCTGGAGACCTAAACTGACAAGCTCTCGGAAATTTGTAGTTCAAGATGATCCAAACACTTCTGATTTTACTGATCCTTTATCGGGTATCCCAAAGG GTGTACGATGGGAAGTGCAGTCTGGAGAGTCCAACCAGATGGTCCACATGAACGTCCTCATCACCTGTGTCTTTGCTGCTTTTGTTTTGGGGGCATTCATTGCAGGTGTGGCAGTATACTGCTATCGAGACATGTTTGTTCGGAAAAACAGAAAGATCCATAAAGATGCAGAGTCCGCCCAGTCGTGCACAGACTCCAGTGGAAGTTTTGCCAAACTGAATGGTCTCTTTGACAGCCCTGTCAAGGAATACCAACAGAATATCGATTCTCCTAAACTGTATAGTAACCTGCTGACCAGTCGGAAAGAGCTCCCACCCAATGGAGATACTAAATCCATGGTAATGGACCATCGAGGGCAACCTCCAGAGCTGGCTGCTCTTCCCACTCCTGAGTCTACACCCGTGCTTCACCAGAAGACCCTGCAGGCCATGAAGAGCCACTCAGAAAAGGCCCATGGCCATGGGGCTTCAAGGAAAGAAACCCCTCAGTTTTTTCCCTCTAGTCCGCCGCCTCATTCCCCATTAAGTCATGGGCATATCCCCAGCGCCATTGTTCTTCCAAATGCTACCCATGACTACAACACGTCTTTCTCAAACTCCAACGCTCACAAAGCTGAAAAGAAGCTTCAAAACATTGATCACCCTCTTACAAAGTCATCCAGTAAGAGAGATCACCGGCGTTCTGTCGATTCCAGAAATACCCTCAATGACCTCCTGAAGCATCTGAATGACCCAAATAGTAACCCCAAAGCCATCATGGGAGACATCCAAATGGCACACCAGAACTTAATGCTGGATCCCGTGGGATCGATGTCTGAGGTCCCACCTAAAGTCCCTAACCGGGAGGCATCGCTATACTCCCCTCCTTCAACTCTCCCCAGAAATAGCCCAACCAAGCGAGTGGATGTCCCCACCACTCCTGGAGTCCCAATGACTTCTCTGGAAAGACAAAGGGGTTATCACAAAAATTCCTCCCAGAGGCACTCTATATCTGCTATGCCTAAAAACTTAAACTCACCAAATGGCGTTTTGTTATCCAGACAGCCTAGTATGAACCGTGGAGGATATATGCCCACCCCCACTGGGGCGAAGGTGGACTATATTCAGGGGACACCAGTGAGTGTTCATCTGCAGCCTTCCCTCTCCAGACAGAGCAGCTACACCAGTAATGGCACTCTTCCTAGGACGGGACTAAAGAGGACGCCGTCCTTAAAACCTGACGTGCCACCAAAGCCTTCCTTTGTTCCTCAAACCCCATCTGTCAGACCACTGAACAAATACACATACTAG